From Halostella salina, one genomic window encodes:
- a CDS encoding DUF1405 domain-containing protein — MSTLPARPSLPWYVAPVPRKLEDLGLRFAWLVVAINLLGTAFGFWYYGFDPLMLSGSLITGQLAREPTVMWPFVPDSPVATLFIAAAIASWKLGRQREWLTALAFFGCLKLGFWTPYVLLVFKSDFSYLHPAMYNFLFWSHLAMVVQGFVLYRIADFRVGGVAVALLWYGFNDVVDYFVPIVGTPHHTFVPAEDLTGSAVVHTSPAHEYAAAGAVVLTLLATFLALATRVKKLEAERS, encoded by the coding sequence ATGTCAACGCTTCCGGCGCGGCCGTCGCTTCCGTGGTACGTCGCCCCCGTCCCGCGGAAACTGGAGGACCTCGGCCTCCGCTTTGCCTGGCTCGTCGTGGCCATCAACCTGCTCGGCACCGCCTTCGGCTTCTGGTACTACGGGTTCGACCCCCTCATGCTGTCGGGGTCGCTGATCACCGGCCAGCTCGCGCGGGAGCCGACCGTCATGTGGCCGTTCGTCCCCGACAGCCCCGTGGCGACGCTGTTCATCGCGGCCGCCATCGCCTCGTGGAAGCTCGGCCGCCAGCGGGAATGGCTCACCGCCCTCGCCTTCTTCGGCTGTCTGAAGCTCGGGTTCTGGACGCCGTACGTCCTGCTCGTGTTCAAATCCGACTTCTCCTACCTCCACCCCGCGATGTACAACTTCCTGTTCTGGAGCCACCTCGCGATGGTCGTCCAGGGCTTCGTCCTCTATCGGATCGCTGACTTTCGGGTCGGGGGCGTCGCCGTCGCACTGCTGTGGTACGGGTTCAACGACGTGGTCGACTACTTCGTGCCCATCGTCGGCACGCCCCACCACACGTTCGTCCCCGCCGAGGACCTGACCGGCAGCGCCGTCGTCCACACCTCGCCGGCCCACGAGTACGCCGCCGCCGGCGCGGTCGTGCTGACGCTGCTGGCGACGTTCCTGGCGCTCGCGACGCGGGTGAAGAAGCTAGAAGCCGAGCGCTCGTAG
- a CDS encoding RNA polymerase sigma factor has protein sequence MPSNRPVDRRTFLKTTATTVGGVATLAAASTTGRAGGDSGRPPADDVKERIRDADPDAIREAYAEAYGKRVAGKVVARWRRYARKVLRDRMDAEAAFEAFLDDISSLSGDLRRDIADARRAVRSNDLRTDHGEAVAAGELDRDSAAVTDVTTQDSQEVLLIDGGVGGDGVTGFRDSNYYTNLNKVTAICETLGAGFISQWAWLEGNVYIQNGGTHDLVCDYFENGLVVGGSASYDVWIQEEGDDYKTWGNLKSTSSSVYGEDSRAAQFTLSDDSVYNVGVRLKVETSGIGEALSDYQTINADGSTRGLEINELRLEPV, from the coding sequence ATGCCCTCCAACCGACCAGTCGACAGACGGACGTTCCTGAAAACGACAGCTACCACCGTGGGCGGCGTCGCGACGCTCGCCGCGGCGAGCACGACCGGCCGCGCCGGCGGCGACTCCGGTCGCCCGCCGGCCGACGACGTGAAAGAGCGGATCCGGGACGCCGACCCGGACGCCATCCGCGAGGCCTACGCCGAGGCGTACGGCAAGCGCGTCGCGGGCAAGGTCGTCGCGCGCTGGAGACGCTACGCCCGGAAGGTGCTGCGCGACAGGATGGACGCCGAGGCCGCGTTCGAGGCGTTCCTCGACGACATCTCGTCGCTCTCCGGGGACCTGCGGCGCGACATCGCGGACGCGAGACGGGCGGTGCGGTCGAACGACCTCCGCACCGACCACGGGGAGGCGGTCGCGGCGGGGGAACTCGACCGCGACAGCGCCGCGGTGACCGACGTCACGACGCAGGACAGTCAGGAGGTGCTCCTGATCGACGGCGGCGTCGGGGGCGACGGCGTCACCGGGTTCCGGGACTCGAACTACTACACGAACCTCAACAAGGTCACCGCCATCTGCGAGACGCTCGGCGCTGGGTTCATCTCGCAGTGGGCCTGGCTGGAGGGGAACGTGTACATCCAGAACGGCGGCACCCACGACCTGGTCTGTGACTACTTCGAGAACGGGCTGGTCGTGGGCGGCAGCGCCTCCTACGACGTCTGGATCCAGGAAGAGGGGGACGACTACAAGACGTGGGGGAACCTGAAGAGCACGAGCAGTTCCGTGTACGGGGAAGACTCACGCGCCGCGCAGTTCACGCTGAGCGACGACAGCGTGTACAACGTCGGCGTCCGGCTGAAAGTCGAGACCTCGGGGATCGGCGAGGCGCTGTCGGACTACCAGACGATCAACGCCGACGGCTCGACGCGCGGGCTGGAAATAAACGAACTGCGGCTCGAACCGGTGTAA
- the pdxS gene encoding pyridoxal 5'-phosphate synthase lyase subunit PdxS → MAEDTDLEELKRGTELVKRGFARMQKGGVIMDVVNREQARIAEDAGAVAVMALEAVPADIRKRGGVARMPDPVDVEAIIDEVSIPVMGKSRIGHAKEAQILEAIGVDMIDESEVLTPADDRYHIDKRDFTSPFVCGARNLGEALRRIDEGAAMIRTKGEAGTGDVNQAVHHQRNIKGSIRKLEGMSYQEREKWAREHEAPADLVHETADQGRLPVVNFAAGGIATPADAALMMHHGCDGIFVGSGIFGAEDPTAMGEAIVQATNNWDDPEALADISKDIGSGMRGDANADLPEEEKLQDRGV, encoded by the coding sequence ATGGCCGAAGACACCGATCTGGAGGAGCTCAAACGCGGCACGGAACTCGTCAAGCGGGGCTTCGCCCGCATGCAGAAAGGCGGCGTCATCATGGACGTCGTCAACCGCGAGCAGGCCCGCATCGCCGAGGACGCCGGCGCGGTCGCGGTGATGGCACTAGAGGCGGTCCCGGCCGACATCCGCAAGCGCGGCGGCGTCGCCCGGATGCCCGACCCCGTCGACGTGGAGGCGATCATCGACGAGGTGTCGATCCCGGTGATGGGCAAGTCCCGGATCGGCCACGCGAAGGAGGCCCAGATCCTCGAAGCCATCGGCGTCGACATGATCGACGAGAGCGAGGTGCTGACGCCGGCCGACGACCGCTACCACATCGACAAGCGCGACTTCACCTCGCCGTTCGTCTGCGGTGCGCGCAACCTCGGCGAGGCGCTCCGCCGGATCGACGAGGGCGCGGCGATGATCCGCACCAAGGGCGAGGCCGGCACCGGCGACGTGAACCAGGCCGTCCACCACCAGCGCAACATCAAGGGGTCGATCCGGAAGCTCGAAGGCATGAGTTACCAGGAGCGCGAGAAGTGGGCCCGCGAGCACGAGGCTCCCGCGGACCTGGTCCACGAGACGGCCGACCAGGGCCGGCTACCCGTCGTCAACTTCGCCGCCGGCGGCATCGCGACGCCAGCGGACGCGGCGCTGATGATGCACCACGGCTGCGACGGCATCTTCGTCGGCAGCGGCATCTTCGGCGCGGAGGACCCCACGGCGATGGGCGAGGCCATCGTGCAGGCGACGAACAACTGGGACGACCCCGAGGCGCTCGCCGACATCAGCAAGGACATCGGCAGCGGCATGCGCGGCGACGCCAACGCCGACCTCCCCGAGGAGGAGAAGCTGCAGGACCGCGGCGTCTAG
- a CDS encoding valine--tRNA ligase, producing the protein MSADTEPRDGLDGEYDAEATESKWQEHWVENETYAYGGDAETDPNTVYSIDTPPPTVSGSLHMGHMYGQALQDFAARFHRMADGDVLFPFGYDDNGIASERLTEQELGIRHGDFSRREFQQKCREVCREYEAEFTEKMQGLGISIDWDRTYKTISPEVQRVSQLSFLDLYEQGREYRKQAPAIWCPDCETAISQVEQEDAERHTHFNDVRFDLTEPTEGGRDSFVIGTTRPELLPACVAVFVHPDDDENRDLIGKEAEVPLFGHTVPIIEDDRVDLETGTGVVMCCTFGDQNDIEWYQAHDLPLRVAIDESATMTELAGDYEGMSTHEAREAIAEDLDAAGHLVDREEHTHTVQVHERCETDVEFRVSEQWYVEILDHKEEYLEAGREMDWYPEKMFTRYEHWIEGLEWDWLISRQRDSGIPFPVWYCEDCGQEVMADREDLPVDPLADDPPVDACPECGGGEFEPENDVFDTWATSSLTPLINAGWDPETLGDGELAGGDLANPELYPFDLRPQAHDIISFWLFHTVVKCYEHTGEVPFDTVMIHGHVLDENREKMSKSKGNIVAPEDVVAEYPVDAIRYWAASTAVGDDFPFLDKDIVAGEKLLRKLWNASKLVDQLTPDAVDEPAELDPIDEWLLAELDAVVEDLTAHFREYEFAKARDRLRTFFWNTFCDDYLEIAKNRDTDSTAYALLTAHRTFCKLFAPLLPHVTEELWRTMHGDGSVHTTDWPEPRGYEADLAAGETAMEVVSALRKYKTDHQLALNADLDSVEVYGDLGGMADAVAEVMHVDDLTAVDEEPDITTEIASVDLDYSTVGPQYGEKVGEIDAGIEAGEFEVDDDGLHVAGETLGPDLFEVERERTYSGDGEMIETESAVVVVRN; encoded by the coding sequence ATGAGCGCAGACACCGAACCACGAGACGGCCTCGACGGCGAGTACGACGCCGAGGCGACCGAATCGAAGTGGCAGGAGCACTGGGTCGAGAACGAAACCTACGCCTACGGGGGCGACGCCGAGACGGACCCCAACACCGTCTACTCCATCGACACGCCGCCGCCGACCGTGTCGGGCAGCCTCCACATGGGCCACATGTACGGCCAGGCGCTCCAGGACTTCGCCGCCCGGTTCCATCGCATGGCCGACGGCGACGTGCTGTTTCCCTTCGGCTACGACGACAACGGCATCGCCTCCGAGCGGCTGACCGAGCAGGAACTGGGCATCCGCCACGGCGACTTCTCCCGCCGCGAGTTCCAGCAGAAGTGCCGGGAGGTCTGCCGGGAGTACGAGGCCGAGTTCACCGAGAAGATGCAGGGGCTCGGGATCTCGATCGACTGGGACCGTACCTACAAGACGATAAGCCCCGAGGTCCAGCGGGTCTCGCAGCTGTCCTTCCTCGACCTGTACGAGCAGGGCCGCGAGTACCGCAAGCAGGCCCCCGCGATCTGGTGTCCCGACTGCGAGACGGCGATCTCGCAGGTGGAGCAGGAGGACGCCGAGCGCCACACCCACTTCAACGACGTGCGGTTCGACCTGACCGAGCCGACCGAGGGGGGCCGGGACTCCTTCGTCATCGGGACGACCCGCCCCGAACTGCTCCCGGCCTGCGTCGCCGTCTTCGTCCACCCCGACGACGACGAGAACCGGGACCTGATCGGGAAGGAGGCCGAGGTGCCGCTGTTCGGGCACACCGTCCCGATCATCGAGGACGACCGCGTCGACCTGGAGACGGGCACCGGCGTCGTGATGTGCTGTACGTTCGGCGACCAGAACGACATCGAGTGGTACCAGGCCCACGACCTCCCGCTGCGGGTCGCCATCGACGAGTCCGCGACGATGACCGAGCTCGCCGGCGACTACGAGGGCATGAGCACCCACGAGGCCCGCGAGGCCATCGCCGAGGACCTGGACGCAGCCGGCCACCTCGTCGACCGCGAGGAACACACCCACACGGTGCAGGTCCACGAGCGCTGCGAGACCGACGTGGAGTTCCGCGTCTCCGAGCAGTGGTACGTCGAGATACTCGACCACAAGGAGGAGTATCTGGAGGCCGGCCGCGAGATGGACTGGTACCCCGAGAAGATGTTCACGCGGTACGAGCACTGGATCGAGGGGCTGGAGTGGGACTGGCTCATCTCCCGCCAGCGCGACTCCGGCATCCCGTTCCCGGTGTGGTACTGCGAGGACTGCGGCCAGGAGGTCATGGCCGACCGCGAGGACCTACCCGTCGACCCGCTCGCCGACGACCCGCCGGTCGACGCCTGCCCCGAGTGCGGGGGCGGCGAGTTCGAGCCGGAAAACGACGTGTTCGACACGTGGGCGACCTCCAGCCTGACGCCGCTGATCAACGCCGGCTGGGACCCCGAGACCCTCGGCGACGGCGAACTCGCGGGCGGTGACCTCGCCAACCCCGAACTGTACCCGTTCGACCTGCGGCCGCAGGCCCACGACATCATCAGCTTCTGGCTGTTCCACACGGTCGTCAAGTGCTACGAGCACACCGGCGAGGTGCCGTTCGACACCGTCATGATCCACGGCCACGTCCTGGACGAGAACCGGGAGAAGATGTCCAAGTCCAAGGGCAACATCGTCGCGCCGGAGGACGTCGTCGCCGAGTACCCCGTCGACGCGATCCGCTACTGGGCGGCGTCGACGGCCGTCGGCGACGACTTCCCCTTCCTGGACAAGGACATCGTCGCCGGCGAGAAGCTGCTCCGGAAGCTCTGGAACGCCTCGAAGCTCGTCGACCAGCTCACGCCAGACGCCGTCGACGAGCCGGCGGAACTGGACCCCATCGACGAGTGGCTGCTGGCGGAACTCGACGCAGTCGTCGAAGACCTGACCGCCCACTTCCGGGAGTACGAGTTCGCCAAGGCCCGCGACCGCCTGCGGACGTTCTTCTGGAACACGTTCTGCGACGACTACCTGGAGATCGCCAAGAACCGCGACACCGACTCGACGGCGTACGCGCTCCTGACGGCTCACCGGACGTTCTGCAAGCTCTTTGCCCCCCTACTCCCGCACGTCACCGAGGAGCTGTGGCGGACGATGCACGGCGACGGCAGCGTCCACACGACCGACTGGCCCGAGCCGCGCGGCTACGAGGCCGACCTCGCCGCCGGCGAGACGGCGATGGAGGTCGTCTCCGCGCTCCGCAAGTACAAGACCGACCACCAGCTCGCGCTCAACGCCGACCTCGATTCGGTCGAGGTGTACGGCGACCTGGGCGGCATGGCCGACGCCGTCGCTGAGGTGATGCACGTCGACGACCTGACGGCGGTCGACGAGGAGCCGGACATCACCACGGAGATCGCAAGCGTCGACCTGGACTACTCGACGGTCGGTCCGCAGTACGGCGAGAAAGTCGGCGAGATCGACGCCGGCATCGAGGCCGGCGAGTTCGAGGTCGACGACGACGGCCTCCACGTCGCCGGCGAGACGCTCGGCCCCGACCTGTTCGAGGTCGAGCGCGAGCGCACCTACTCCGGCGACGGCGAGATGATCGAGACGGAGTCGGCGGTCGTCGTCGTGCGGAACTGA